The following is a genomic window from Hymenobacter monticola.
CACTTCCTGGGCAATTTCAATTTCCTTGCGCACGGCGGCGTCGGCCACGCGCTGGGCCTGCAGGCGGCGGTTTTCCACGGCCCCGATGAGCGTGTTGGCCAACGAGCCGAGGAAAGGGATGAGCTGCTGGCGGTCGAAATCGGAGCGCAGGCCGCCCACAAACACGTAGGCCGCCACCTGCTTCTGGCGCAGCACCGGAATCACCATTTCGTAGGGTTCCCAGGCGTCGCCGAGGTGCAGGTCCTCCACGGCCTGGGGCTGGGTCACGCCGCCTTCGCGCAGGTGCTGGCTGAGTTCCAGCTTTTCGGCCACGGCCAGTTCGCAGCCTAGGGCCACACGCACCTGGAAGCCGTGTTCTTCGCGGGCAAAAAGCAGCAGCTGCACCACGTTGCGCTGGCCCTGCAGGGTGAGGCGCAGCATATGGTAAAGCTCGTCCACGGTGTGGTCGCGAGCCGTCATGTCGTGGGCCACGCCGAGCACGGTGTCCAGCTCAAACTGCTTGAGCAGCAGCTGGCGGCGCAGCTGTTTTATCTGGTCGTCGCGGTGCGTGACCTGGGCGGCCAGCGCATCGGCCAGGGGCTCAGCAGAAGAAAGAGGAACAGAAGCCATGCAGCAAGGTAAGCAGCCGGTTATGAATGGCGCGTGAAACGCAAACGGGGCTACAAACTTAAGCAGCCACGGGGGTTTTGGGGTCGTAGGCGTCGCGCAGGCCGTTGCCGAGCAAATTAAAGCTGAGCACGAGGAGCGAAATGGCCGTGCCTGGCAGCAGCGTGAGCCACAGGCCGGCCTCGGTGCCCAGCAGGTCGTAGCCCTCCTTCACCATCAGGCCCCAACTGGGCGCGGGCGGCTGCACGCCCAGGCCAAGGAAACTTAGACCAGCTTCGAGCAGGATAGCCGCCGCAAAATTGCTGGTGGCCAGCACAATGAGCGGGCCGCGCATGTTGGGCAGCAGGTGCTGTGCAATGAGCCGCCAGGTGGGCAGGCCCAGCACCCGGCCGGCCTCCACGAAGGTGGCCGAGCGCAGGCTGAGCATCTGGCCGCGCACTACGCGGGCTACATCCACCCACATGGTGAGGCCCACGGCCACGAAGCTGACCCACACGCCTTTGCTATCGAGGGCCAGCGAAATGGCAATGACCAGCATGATGCCCGGAATGCTCCACACCACCGTCATCAGCCCCAGCAGCAGCGAATCAACCCAGCCGCCGAAGTAGCCGGCCACGGCGCCCACGGCCATGCCCAGCGCCAGCGAAATAAGCACCGCCACCAGCCCAATGCCCAGCGAAATGCGCGTGCCCAGCAGCAGCCGGCTCAGTTCGTCGCGTCCGGCTTTATCGGTGCCCAGCAGGTAGTTGCGGTTGACGATGTGCTTGTCCCGGATTTCCTGCTGCAAGGCGGCGGGCGCCCCGGGGTGGCCCGTCACGGCCGACAGTGCCAGCCGGCGCGGCCGGCCGGCTTCGGCCGAGTGATGACCCAGGGGCTTCAGGATAATAGAATCGCCCGAGAATGCGTAGCCGCCAATGGGGGTTTCCAGCACGTCGGGCACGCGGCCGTGCAGCCAAGTGGCAAAGATGTTATCGGCGCGTTGGTTGTCGCGG
Proteins encoded in this region:
- a CDS encoding ABC transporter permease; this translates as MATAVSAAPAATAAAARPPGYYVRQRLWQNRPAVAGLAFIALCTLVALLGYWILPDNSPNASHGFVQIQKEAPGLRVQLLRQPLPDSARDNQRADNIFATWLHGRVPDVLETPIGGYAFSGDSIILKPLGHHSAEAGRPRRLALSAVTGHPGAPAALQQEIRDKHIVNRNYLLGTDKAGRDELSRLLLGTRISLGIGLVAVLISLALGMAVGAVAGYFGGWVDSLLLGLMTVVWSIPGIMLVIAISLALDSKGVWVSFVAVGLTMWVDVARVVRGQMLSLRSATFVEAGRVLGLPTWRLIAQHLLPNMRGPLIVLATSNFAAAILLEAGLSFLGLGVQPPAPSWGLMVKEGYDLLGTEAGLWLTLLPGTAISLLVLSFNLLGNGLRDAYDPKTPVAA